From the Oncorhynchus nerka isolate Pitt River linkage group LG20, Oner_Uvic_2.0, whole genome shotgun sequence genome, one window contains:
- the LOC115103383 gene encoding mitochondrial fission factor homolog A-like, producing MSVATFPSSSSEEAEMNRIHYELQYTEGISQRMRIPDTLKVAPENQHGLLSQPLAPHMMHVPERIVIAGDDGDSRYSRPRDLDLIQSIPPVDLLDMKAPPRVLTLNEHSLDSLETDQAPTPQAHANQGVHSRLLRERTVSDNTSIRQSGPANRTHVSVTLSPVAPPLRACPPLCTPEDVVNLQYSAGGLLSYIQCTTRRAYQQVLEVLEVDIHRRAGPLTLDMDMTPDDSGLVDASSLRRQIVKLNRRLQLLEEENKERSKREVILYSATVAFWLINTWIWFRR from the exons ATGAGTGTGGCaaccttcccctcttcctcttcggAAGAGGCAGAGATGAATCGGATCCACTATGAGCTGCAGTACACCGAGGGTATCAGCCAACGCATGCGCATCCCCGACACACTCAAAGTGGCCCCCGAAAACCAACATGGGCTGCTGTCTCAGCCCCTGGCCCCCCACATGATGCATGTACCAGAGAGGATCGTGATAGCAG GGGACGATGGGGACTCCCGTTACTCCCGGCCCAGAGACCTAGACCTGATCCAGTCCATTCCTCCTGTGGATTTACTGGACATGAAGGCGCCGCCACGTGTCCTCACCCTCAACGAGCATTCCCTGGACTCCCTGGAGACGGACCAGGCTCCCACACCACAGGCCCACGCCAACCAGGGG GTCCACTCTCGGTTGCTGAGGGAGCGCACAGTGAGCGATAACACCAGCATCCGCCAGAGCGGCCCGGCCAACAGAACCCATGTAAG tgtaACCCTGTCCCCCGTCGCCCCCCCTCTCCGTGCCTGTCCCCCACTGTGTACCCCTGAGGATGTGGTGAACCTACAGTATAGTGCTGGAGGGTTGTTGTCCTATATCCAATGCACCACGCGCCGGGCCTACCAGCAGGTCCTCGAGGTCCTGGAGGTCGACATCCACCGCAG GGCTGGTCCCTTGACCCTCGACATGGACATGACCCCTGACGATTCAGGCTTAGTGGACGCCTCGTCACTACGGCGACAG ATTGTGAAGCTGAACCGACGTCTCCAGCTACTGGAGGAGGAGAACAAGGAGCGCTCCAAGCGAGAGGTGATTCTCTACTCCGCCACCGTGGCGTTCTGGCTCATCAATACCTGGATCTGGTTCCGGCGTTAG